From the Candidatus Paceibacterota bacterium genome, the window TGGAGAAATATCTAAACCTACCAAACCCTTCATTTCTTTTGCTAAAGAGATCGTCAGTGTAGAAGTACCGCAACCAAGTTCTAGAAATTCCGTTTGCCCGTTGATATGCTTTCGCAACATTTTACGAAAGAAACCGTTGTAGACAAAACGTCCGTAATCTACAAAATAAGACAGTCTGTTTTTATGTAGCCAAATATTTTGCCAAATGTCTCTATGTTCTCTAGTGTTATTTCGGTGTTCCATAAAATTTTTATTTAATATGCTGATTATATTATCATGAAATCATTTGAATCGTTGAATAAATAATACCCAAATACCGATGATACCATCGCGGTATTTTATCTTTTTACCATTCTCAATAGTTCTTGGATTATGAGATATTGGTACTTCTGCTATTTTGAAATTATTTTTGACCAAGCTAGTCGAGAATATTAGTTCGGATTCAAATCTACCCGAAACAAAGAGGTGACCAGCTTTCTTCGGAAAGAGTTTATAACAAGTCCAAAGGTCGGTCAATTTTGAACCGTAAAGTATATTGAATTGTTTTGTTATGAACCAGACTCCAACTCGTGGAATATACATACCTTTTCTTTTTTCATGGTGGATGTTTCTTGATCCATATATAATGTCGGCTTTACCTTTGTTGAGTTCGTTTATAAG encodes:
- a CDS encoding glycosyltransferase family 2 protein; translated protein: MKTLSIIIPCFNEQATIHELLQRVLQVSLPSNWKKEIVVVDDGSQDDTRKILDDYKDRLKIIYHTKNQGKGSAVKTGIENSSGDYILIQDADLEYNPKEIPLLINELNKGKADIIYGSRNIHHEKRKGMYIPRVGVWFITKQFNILYGSKLTDLWTCYKLFPKKAGHLFVSGRFESELIFSTSLVKNNFKIAEVPISHNPRTIENGKKIKYRDGIIGIWVLFIQRFK